In Muribaculum gordoncarteri, the genomic window GACGCACGCCTGCTGATAATGGGCACCTTCCCGCCCAAAAGCGAAAGATGGTCGATGGAGTTCTACTACCCTAACCGCATCAACGACTTTTGGCGAATCATGGGACTAATATTCCATGACGACAAGGAGTACTTCTACGACGCGGCGGCACGCACTTTCAGGCTCGGACTGATAAAAAAGTTCCTCAACGCAAAGGGCATAGCCCTGAACGACACCGGGCATAAGGTGCGCCGTCTTAAGGACAATGCCTCCGACAAGTATCTGGAGATAGTGGAGCCGGTGCCGCTGATGGAGCTGCTGAGCCGTATGCCCCATTGTCATGCCCTCGCCACGACAGGCGAGAAAGCAGGCGAAACTCTTGCTTCGATTACCGGCACAGTGTCGCCGAAAATCGGAGAATATGTAACAGCCACACTTGGCGACGGACGCGAAGTGAAGATATTCAGGATGCCGTCGACATCAAGGGCCTATCCACTCGCCATCGAGAAGAAAGCGGCCTATTATGCCGACATGTTTCGCGAAATAGGGATTTTGTGATGTTTTATCGCCAATCCCGGCTGTTTAATTGATTTATTTACTAATTTTGAACTTTGCTTCAATACACCTGATAAAGTATAACTTGATATATGCTTGACCTGATTCCGCTTTTTGCGCTTTTTGACCCGGCCGAGATAATGATGAAATTTCTCACGGCCGATGCAATGACTGTGTACCTTCTTGTGTTCGCATTCATGGTAATCGAAAGCTCCTTCATTCCCTTCCCCTCGGAAGTAATTGTTCCGCCGGCAGCATATCTCGCCTGCACCAAAGGCGATGTAAACCTCATCTCGGTGATACTGATAGCCACAGCGGGAGCCATAGTGGGAGCGTTGATCAACTACTATCTTTCATTGTGGATAGGACGCCCGATAGTGTACAAATTCGCAAATAGCCGATTTGGTCACGCATGCCTCATCAACGAGGAGAAAGTGCGTCACGCCGAAGAGTATTTCGACAATCACGGAGCTGTGTCGACATTCATAGGCCGACTGATACCCGCTGTCAGACAGTTGATATCAATTCCGGCCGGACTTGCCCGAATGAACATAGGCAAATTCGTGATATTCACCGGACTCGGA contains:
- a CDS encoding uracil-DNA glycosylase family protein, which codes for MTMIPVEIHPFEPYVPDDARLLIMGTFPPKSERWSMEFYYPNRINDFWRIMGLIFHDDKEYFYDAAARTFRLGLIKKFLNAKGIALNDTGHKVRRLKDNASDKYLEIVEPVPLMELLSRMPHCHALATTGEKAGETLASITGTVSPKIGEYVTATLGDGREVKIFRMPSTSRAYPLAIEKKAAYYADMFREIGIL
- a CDS encoding DedA family protein, giving the protein MMKFLTADAMTVYLLVFAFMVIESSFIPFPSEVIVPPAAYLACTKGDVNLISVILIATAGAIVGALINYYLSLWIGRPIVYKFANSRFGHACLINEEKVRHAEEYFDNHGAVSTFIGRLIPAVRQLISIPAGLARMNIGKFVIFTGLGALVWNCILAALGYWLGKIVPQEQLYAKVEEYNEYLTYIGLGIGVVCVLFILWNAFKPHPQSNDQQL